A stretch of DNA from Tachysurus vachellii isolate PV-2020 chromosome 4, HZAU_Pvac_v1, whole genome shotgun sequence:
CTCaaattgtcttttgtttgtaaAGTGTCTTTTGTTTTGAAGTCATTTTAGATATGAAAATTTGGAATTTAATTGAActataaaaatacattgtaATATTTAATCGATATTCTCTTTAATTTCATTAtataaaatttcttttaaaacaagATGGTCCTGATTATTCACTATTATTCTACGCCTCTACATTTCTGTTTACATTGAATAAATTAGTAtgcatttgtttaattttttaaaatcatgatAGACTGATATTAAATCAGAATTTTTCAATAGTAAAGTTTCTGTTTAAGAAATATGTtcatggttttgttttcttgagATAAACCTGGGAGAAAACCCATGTGGCCATGGTGagaacatatatacacattccATACAACTTAACtgaattttattcaaataaatattagaCCTGTTATGACGTGGGTCAGAAATGTTGCAGAAAACAAACTGCAGAACAGGGGACAGTCTTTTTCCCCCCTCAGTTAATCAGTGCATCATCCATCGCTGCCTACTTAGtttcctctccttttttctGCACTCCATCACTACATCTGACAGAGGGCAGCACGACACAGCAAGTCCTTCTGAGTCGTTCCAATTCCCCAACAAAGTAACCAATATTATTTAAACCACATAgccatttttaatatatagttTGATTTTCAGTCTGTTAAATTCATTGCCCCGATAAAGACAGTAATTAACACATATGAGtaacacaattatttatttctgaaccATTGTTGTAAAAAACTTTAGAAAAAACAAGAATACATTCAAAGtacataattcattcatttatattcagtatctacttcatcctggtcagggttcTATCAGATCCAGAGAATATTCCACTGGCTACGAAGCAGTTACACACCTTAAATTGTAGttagaaaaaaaactacagGGCACTTCGTGCACACCTCGACACTTAAGCGGATATTAGTGTAGCCAATATGCTTACCAGCATGTTGttggataaaaacagaaaccagAGTCATGTGAAGAAGAAGCACAAACTCCACACCTGAGTTCAGGCTTGACAcaggaaccctggagctgtgagacacCAACGTACCTGAACCTTTTAAATTACACTAAATTGTAATTCTTATAACACTGATAGTAAGAAGTCAACTACTAAAACAAGTAAACAAGACAGCTAAAGGCCTCACAAATAAGAGTAACGCTACAGAGTACAACCATAGTGTTATCTTAGTGATATTCACAAATTTATCAAAGTCTAGCTGCTTTCTGCACCTCAGGGTTgaagaaggaaataaaatcaATGGTCACTGAGGCTTCAAAGGGaagtatttttcttctttttctactaGATTAGTAACCATAGCCACGATGATAGCCTTCATGATATTCTTCATGGTGACCGTAATCTTCTTCAGGACAGCGCATGCCCAGTGACTGCTGGATGGCCATCTCCTGCCTGCGCAGCTGCATGGAGTCGATCAGTTCGTAGATGATAGACATGGACCACATGGGTGACGGGTACCAGGACTTCACGTTACCGTCTTTGCCCACCAGCAGCATGGAGAAATAATCCGCACTGACCTGGAAGTAGTTTCTAATGTCATGCACTAGGGAGGCAGAAAGGTCCTCTCGCTCCACCGTTGCACTTCCTGTGATATCAAATAGGAAAGAACATGAAGGAAATGTAACAAGCATCATTTACAAAGCACACTTTATAAAGATCTCCTGCACaattatgcagttatccaatcagcagCAATGCAATGCATAATATCATGCAGTtgagagcttcagttaatgttcctAACAAACTATACTATTTCATTGCCTCTGAATGTTGGTTTAGTTTACAGAatttcagaagctgctgatctcctggcACAACAGTCTCTGGAATTTACACAGTTCACACAGATTGAtgcaaaaacaccaaaaacatccagtgagcattAGTCATACAAGCAGAAATGAGAAGTAGGTTCAGAGGAAAATAGCCAAAGTATTTCAAGTGGACAGGAAGTCTATGGTAACACAGGCACTCTCTACACCCATGGAgagtagaaaagcatctcagaacacaaaacacatcagAATTAAAAGGTATAAAAGACCACATCTCCTGAGAATATAATGAGCACAGGCTTACACcagtaaacagtttaaaaaaatatgaaataacagTCACCTGGTATGACGAATCTTGATTTCTGCTATGAGTTGAATCCAGGATCTTAACCTACCATGTGTCAACAGTTCAGTTTGCTGCTTGCTGGTGTAATTATGTGGGAAATGTTTTCTTGGTACACAATATtggaccctgcagcggatactgaggacagctgagaagatcattggagtctatcttgcctctatcatggacacttacaccactcgctgcatccgcaaagccaacagcattgtggatgatcccacacacccctcacacacactcttcaccctcttgccgtctggaaaaacggtaccgaagcattcgggccctcacgactaGTCTGtctaacagtttcttccctcaagccatcaaactccttaataactgaactgaactgtactgagcacaacatacacacacacatcacctgtatggactgcacagacctacaccaaatacacacacttccaatatacatccatcaacctgtttacatactgttttacacactgtttttgctcttcgCACAtcctgtctcacatttcatttgctgttttgcacaatactttacattatctcaggtaactgctgctataatactgcgttcattctagtattactgcacacaatattgttgaacatacagtatttacactggtcagtgctgtttctgtttattgtctttgggtattttcttttttttattgtcttgtaatttattgtttgcactgtcttttgtcctgcactgtcttttctgtcttgtcttgcacagTTTGCTCCAGGTTGCAcatttgcactttatgtggctaagacttacttactaaatctttagctctgtctttgcttttatgtagcaccatggagaaacgttgtctcatttcattgtgtactgcaacatctatatatggttgaaatgacaataaaagcttcatgaCTTGATTAGCACACAGGCTATCATCCTTTAAATGCTACAGGCTATCTGAGTATGGTTGCTGACCATGTGCAAACCCTTTATGGCCACAATTTACACATCTTTTAATGGCTACTTTCAGCATAAATAATGTTGCCTTGTCACAAAACACAAGTATCTCAAACTGGTTTGTTGAACTTGACGATAAGCTGAGTATATTTTAACAGCTTATAGTGCAGTCAGGAATGGGGCAGAGTGAGAGATGAGCATGAATGTGCAGATGACAAATCTGTAGTACTTATGGGACATGATCATGTCAACATGAACCGCAATCTCCATGGAATGAttccaacatcttgtggaatccataACATAAAAAACTGAGAGCAAAAGGGGTCCAAACCACTTTAAATGTATCGTCCCTAATAAAGTGTCTGAGTAATTGTATAAAAGAAATGCACCAAGTAACCACTGCAATGCCTTTGAGTCTTTATCTAAATCTAAACCTGGAACTTGGATAATAATAGGGTTACCAGATTACCGGACAGTGCCATCTATAGGCTTAATTTGGCCATTAGAACAGCGTACATTTTGCCTTGGAGTGGATTCTTTGGGATACTAAAAGGCTGTCCCTTTCCTCTTTATCCCAAAACTGGGGAGATACATTATATCAGTGAACCGTGCAGTGCACCGAAGCATTAAAACTGCTTGTTAACTGGCTGGCAAAATTTACAAGTGAAACTGAATAGCCAGTTCCAATACTTGCACCACGAACCaggatccatccatccatccaatttcTGAACCCCTTATCCAAAACAGGGTCACAGCAGGAGGTGCCATTTACAGGGTGCCAACCCACTgcagagcacaatcacacacttacacaccaattcacacactgcagacaattAGAGATGCCAACACATCTTTGGAGTACTCAAAGCCAACCCTGAAGCATGACAGAAACATGCAAGCTCATAAACTTGCATACagaaatcaaacccccaaaACTGTGAAGCAAATATCaaaactttaatatatatatatttctttatttattatgacaTCATAGTGGTATTATATCAGTACAAGTCACCTTTCTTACCATTGATTGGATAAAGCTCCAAGACTCCACCCATGTCCTCCATGGCTCTCCCGGCCAGCTTTAACACAGACATGTGCCGCAGCCCTGAAGCACAAGAGAAGATACGCTGGTCATTTCATAATTTACAACAATGTGATCTCATAGATTGGAATTAAAGATCtctaatgacttttttatttcattttaagctCCTAAAGGAAATCAGCATCATCATTTCATAAGTGACCTCAACTGTGCAAGTGTTCAAATGGCGGCTTCTTCACAACAAACAAGATATAATAAAGCCAGTAAAAGCAACCAAAACACTTTTCTTCAATAAGGCCGTTTGGGTAACACCCCTGGCaaacacagcaaaataaaatggcaacagtacacatgtacagtaattgGCAGAAGGAGAGTAAATCCCCCTGGGAATGTTTGCAGATGTCCTTTATAGTATTTAAAGAAAGCATCTGATACCAAGTGAGTCATGAAATGCAGAAAaagccaagaaaagaaaaaaacaaagccttGACTATTTAGCATCAGTGTTtctcattcaaaataaaatgctgcacACTGTAGTGTTTTCTCCATTTATCTGATAATAGCCAGTTGCCAGGAAATtgagtttaagtgtgtgtgtttgtgtttaagcaGAGAAAACTCTACATTGTGCAATGCAGGAGTTCTCTAACACCAGAAAACGCTACCGTATGTCGCACTAATGTAAAAGCAACAGacaacaaaattacaaaaataccATTTCTAGATAGTGAGACTGACACAGCTAAAGCTTAGTGACATTTATTGAACACAAAATGACCATATTAATCTTAATACTGGCTTATACTTTTAACCCTATGATCACACTGTATGTTTGTTTcgttgtttctgtttttttagttaAGAAACAGTAGTATCTTGCTAATTAAACTAATATTATTATGAAATGAAATCGTAGCTCTGTGTAATTCTCGGTTTTTCTCCAAAGACAAGGATTTGAACGGTTATTTCGCTCTCACCCAAGTTGCAGGCCTGACTGGTCAGGGCATGGAGCTGCTGCTGATAAGCCCACTCCTCTTCATCAGGGGTGGAGATAACGAGCAGCCTTCGTCTCCAGCGAAACCTTGAACAACAATGAGATATACACTCAAGCCAAATTTATATTGTAAGCAATGTGTGGTCCAAATGTTACATCACAaagataattttaatttaacagtcaaacacaaatatttagaattttacagaaacaaaGGGATGTGGGTGTAACTTGCGTTGAAACAACAGTCTACAACATAAGGGAGAAATTAagcaaaaaaccccaaaacttTTTCTTGCCACAACCCGCTCTATACAGACAAGGATGGGTCTAACCTTTGCTAGagcatatttatattatattcgaAACAGAACTGGTTTTAAAGTGATTTTGACTTTACTTGACAGTTTGCACTTGACATTATAGTACATTTGGGTCGTAGCTGCAGAATCTTGTATTCTACAAACAGCAAATAATTAAGTGAATGATCATATAGTGTCATCAAAAACGACTAGAAACCTAGAGAGGAAATTCTCCAGCGTTCTGGACTTGTCTTCTTTCTTGCAAGCAATTCCAAACTTCCTCTGAAGCTCCATCTCTTTGAGGCGTGTTGAGAATGTGTCGATGTAGTCAAACACCGCCTTCATGATAATAGGTACTTCATACTGTTGCTGTGGCACAAAACAGGCAAATCATTCAACTGTAAATGATTTGTGAATCTCTCAATTCTACTCAACTGGCAGATTTGcgataaaagaaaacaaaccttCACTTTCATGTCAAAGTCGGTTAGCACCATGTAGAAGTCGTTGTAAACCATACCAAGCTCCTTCCGGAAGGCCGTGATGAGTTCCTGGTTGATGAGCTCACTGACTGGCAAGCTGCGCACTGGCTTATCCTGCTCTGTAAGCcgcagaacaaaaacacaacacacaaagaaagactgAATAGAACAAATGTCTTCAGTATTAATGGTGAAATAGGCAAAAGGTCAACAGCTGAACTCACCCATCTGGTAGTGATCTATCTTCATAGTCCCGTTGGCTAGAGGGCCAAAAATGGTGATAATGGAGACTTTACGCAGAGCCATGTCACACACTTGTTCCAGGTACTCATCCCTCTGCTGACTgtacattttgttattttcactGGGAGTAGTAATTACCTGCAATTCACACAGAGATGTTTTCCAATGCATTCACAGCCCCtgtttacaaataattaacaatgcTTTGGGTTTGTACTCTTATAATATACTCACTAGTAGACGTCTCCTTTTctcaaaataactaagaaatgcTTCTAGTGCTCTCTTGGTATCAACAGGCTTTTGGGTAGGCTTGCCAACATCATCTTTATCCTCAAGGCTGCTTGCTTTCTGAGCCACATTTCTGTTGTGAAGATTAACCTTGGCATCCTTGGAGGGTTTTGCCacttttttctctgtgttgttctttttCACAGGCTTCTCggttctctctgtctttttctttctctcaccttTCTCACGGGTGGCCTTTCCTGTTTTGGTAGCCAGAAGGGTCTCTGCCGGTTCACTCACTGTAGGCGTTAATTCTTCTTGCTCCTCTACGTGTTCATTGATTTGTTCCCTTCCTAGGTTTTTTCCCCTGGGTAGTTTGTCCTTGATGGGCTTTTGCCTACGAGATCCAGGTGAAATCTTAACTGTCCGatctttgtgtttgtctctgcGTTGGATCATAATGTCAGAGGTAATGGATGGGTGTTCCCTTTGATGGTTGTGTGTAACGGGTTCTAAGGTGCTTAGTCtggctttgtgtctgtgtgatggtTTGTGTGGGTGTCTATGCAACTCTGTAGTTGATAAAGTAGAGGGACAGACAGTGGTCAAAGGCAGAGTTGTAGGtaatgtagtagtagtagtagtagtagtcgtaGTAGTcgtagcagcagcagtagtggtAGTAGAAAGCTGGGTTGTGGCTGCAACTGTTGTAGTTGCAGGTTTTATAGTAGATGTACGTATAATTATTCTCTTTCTAGTGATTTTGGGTGTTGGGATTGTGGTAGATTGTGTGGTAGTACTCTGGGTGGGCTTGAAAGGAGGTCTTCTACTGTCACCTTCTACTGTCTCAATATTTTGAGATCCTCTGTGCACATTGATTTTGGCATCTGTCCAAACTGTCCCAACAGACTGCACTACCTTTCCCTGCATTCCGCTTGCCTTACACCTTTCCACAAAACCTTTCTGTCTGACTTTCTCAAGCCTGCGCATAGGTGTCTGGTCTATTATCTCATACACAGCCTCAAGCTGCACTGGGTATGGGTACCTTTCCTCCACCTGCAAGGTTTTCCTCAGCAGAGCCATGCCAAACTTGCCCTCCTCCAGCTTCAGAAAGCTCATCAGCCTGGGCACTAAGGCTGGATCCAAGTGTTCCTCAGCAATTGAGCCAtcattgttcacaaatctgactTTGCCACCCATTTCTTCCTTTCCATGGAACATGATGATCTGCTGCATATGGCGTTCTGCCATTTGGCAATACACTTCTGGCTTGAGCAAGCTCATCATCAGCCTGTAGTATCCGTCTGTCTCATGGGGTGCTGAAATGACCAGCAGGCGGTTCTTACCTGCAAACCTCGCAAGGATATTTACAGAGCTGGTGCGATTGGACATACGTAATTGGAGGTTGGGAGATCCTTGCCGAGGAGCATTGTTGTCTGTGTGAGCATGAAGCACGTTGGGTTTCTCAACAGGCTTTGTGATTGAACTCGTGTGAGATGAAGGTCTGCGTGCTTTCAAAACTCTCCTCGCAGCAGATCTTGACGAATTTGTTCCCTGATCCGCCTGAAGAAGTGCCCTGTTCCCTGAGATGGCTGCGAAAGTGTTTGATTGCAATTCCATGTGTTTTTTCTCTGCACGAGTCTGTGTTCTTTTCAAATGTGTGTCTACAGATGACTTGAAATCTGATGCTTGTGCTGTCCATACCagaacacacaaaaccacatgtGTCTGAAAAAGCCCCATTGCAGTGGAGTCACGGGTAGAAAGTCTATTGGCCAATAGCAAGTAAAGCATCGCCCAGAGTTAGAAATCCAGtcacaaagaacaaaaatccATACAGGTTTTCACCTaaaatttattgaaaaaaataaaacaaataaaaacatcaacacAAAATATCCCTTCAAGTGAACTGGAGTTATCCAGGTTCAGGTTTTAAAtcaaacatgtttatatttaatggaTCCCTAACAGAACAGAATGCTGGTCGTGGTtgtgtatgaaagtgtgtgagaaacaTCTCATGAACCTCATCTCATCTTTCTGAAATCTGATCTCCATGAAAATCAGTGTTTAACTCACCCTGAATTCACAACCTCGACGTCCTGTTCGCCTTCATTTCCTTAACTAACGGTGTACGAGCTTCCCGATCTTTATCTCACAAAACATTCCTCTCCCGATCTGAGCACAAGGAGCGTTTCCACCTCCTCCATCGGTTCTTATCCTCCTCCCAGGTCCACGCAGACTGTAATGAGCGCGCGCGCGCAGCTGCTCCCCTGTCCGCAGCTCGAGGCCCCGCCCACCGCCGGCCtgcaatacacactcacacacacacacacgtgctcatGGCTGTGTGCTTATACACGTGTTCGATTCGATCAATATTTACTtgcaataatatttat
This window harbors:
- the ccdc80l1 gene encoding coiled-coil domain-containing protein 80, whose product is MLYLLLANRLSTRDSTAMGLFQTHVVLCVLVWTAQASDFKSSVDTHLKRTQTRAEKKHMELQSNTFAAISGNRALLQADQGTNSSRSAARRVLKARRPSSHTSSITKPVEKPNVLHAHTDNNAPRQGSPNLQLRMSNRTSSVNILARFAGKNRLLVISAPHETDGYYRLMMSLLKPEVYCQMAERHMQQIIMFHGKEEMGGKVRFVNNDGSIAEEHLDPALVPRLMSFLKLEEGKFGMALLRKTLQVEERYPYPVQLEAVYEIIDQTPMRRLEKVRQKGFVERCKASGMQGKVVQSVGTVWTDAKINVHRGSQNIETVEGDSRRPPFKPTQSTTTQSTTIPTPKITRKRIIIRTSTIKPATTTVAATTQLSTTTTAAATTTTTTTTTTTTLPTTLPLTTVCPSTLSTTELHRHPHKPSHRHKARLSTLEPVTHNHQREHPSITSDIMIQRRDKHKDRTVKISPGSRRQKPIKDKLPRGKNLGREQINEHVEEQEELTPTVSEPAETLLATKTGKATREKGERKKKTERTEKPVKKNNTEKKVAKPSKDAKVNLHNRNVAQKASSLEDKDDVGKPTQKPVDTKRALEAFLSYFEKRRRLLVITTPSENNKMYSQQRDEYLEQVCDMALRKVSIITIFGPLANGTMKIDHYQMEQDKPVRSLPVSELINQELITAFRKELGMVYNDFYMVLTDFDMKVKQQYEVPIIMKAVFDYIDTFSTRLKEMELQRKFGIACKKEDKSRTLENFLSRFRWRRRLLVISTPDEEEWAYQQQLHALTSQACNLGLRHMSVLKLAGRAMEDMGGVLELYPINGSATVEREDLSASLVHDIRNYFQVSADYFSMLLVGKDGNVKSWYPSPMWSMSIIYELIDSMQLRRQEMAIQQSLGMRCPEEDYGHHEEYHEGYHRGYGY